Proteins from one Peromyscus eremicus unplaced genomic scaffold, PerEre_H2_v1 PerEre#2#chr22_unloc_1, whole genome shotgun sequence genomic window:
- the Tle6 gene encoding transducin-like enhancer protein 6 isoform X2, with protein MMIQLDNISNLVSNINQSFEDHYKQVEDFFKLMEIFSSSPHILDVVKAKQDWAKKEAKQSPEVAAPEEPKPKATPGPQPSTRRRQCLSEAEEQQDPQPVWDKEPQFWRDTLTWELWKLFTDGQDNEQAQREKPLRLERKSSCLSDSELELEPEPKRSSSLSSLSPVLTPLDLLGDSQKDISQPQQETQESSKSAGPFLKPLCWDSEDLEYSWKRPDASLSQVEMVALPQALQKVRVLKHQELLLALAVSCFTRHVFTCSRSGVKVWCLTKQVAEDGFPESNLQCGNQASGAYLRTCQLSSNSRTLFAGGHNLPGVSVWDLAAPSLYEKCQLPCEGLSCQALASSEENMAFAGFTDGVVRIWDLRSQGVVRDLEGPVSAAKSLVVKGDNVWTGGLDACLRCWDLRTAKVLQEHTFQSQIMSLSRNPLEDWLLLGLANGQQCLYNSKKSEALTVGTKDKTILDLKFSPNGQWWVSVGMDDLVTIHSMPMGAKIFQVPESATVTCCDVTANGRLIVTGSGDCASVYQIKY; from the exons ATGATGATCCAGCTAGACAACATCTCCAACCTG GTGTCCAATATCAATCAGTCCTTTGAAGACCATTACAAACAG GTGGAAGACTTCTTCAAGCTGATGGAGATTTTCAGCAGTTCCCCGCACATCCTGGATGTGGTCAAG GCCAAGCAGGACTGGGctaagaaagaagccaagcagaGCCCAGAGGTCGCAGCCCCCGAGGAGCCCAAACCCAAAGCCACCCCGGGGCCTCAGCCGTCCACCAGACGCCGGCAGTGCCTCTCAGAGGCTGAGGAGCAGCAGGACCCACAGCCCGTGTGGGACAAGGAGCCCCAGTTCTGGAGAGACACCCTGACCTGGGAGCTCTGGAAACTTTTCACGGATGGCCAGGACAACGAGCAGGCACAGAGGG AGAAGCCGCTGAGATTG GAAAGGAAGAGCTCGTGCCTGAGCGACTCGGAACTGGAACTGGAGCCTGAACCCAAGCGCAGCAGCAGCCTGAGTTCCTTAT cccctgtcctgactcccttggATCTGCTTGGTGACTCCCAAAAGGACATCAGCCAGCCCCAACAGGAGACCCAG GAATCTTCTAAAAGTGCTGGTCCATTTCTGAAGCCCCT GTGCTGGGACTCCGAGGACTTGGAATACAGTTGGAAGAGGCCTGATGCATCGCTCTCACAAGTGGAGATGGTCGCTCTCCCCCAAGCCCTGCAGAAGGTACGCGTGCTGAAACACCAGGAGCTCCTGTTGGCGCTGGCCGTGAGCTGCTTCACAAGGCACGTCTTCACCTGTAGCCGCAGTGGCGTCAAGGTGTGGTGCCTAACAAAGCAGGTGGCGGAGGACGGATTCCCTGAAAGCAACCTGCAATGCGGCAACCAG GCCAGCGGGGCGTACCTGCGCACCTGTCAGCTGTCCTCCAACAGCAGGACCCTGTTCGCGGGTGGACACAACCTGCCTGGCGTGAGCGTGTGGGACCTGGCAGCCCCGTCCCTGTATGAGAAGTGCCAGCTGCCCTGTGAGGGCCTGTCCTGCCAGGCCCTGGCCAGCTCGGAGGAGAACATGGCCTTCGCTGGCTTCACGGACGGCGTGGTCAGGATATGGGACCTACGGAGTCAGGGAGTGGTCAG GGACCTCGAAGGCCCTGTCAGTGCAGCCAAGAGCCTTGTGGTCAAAGGTGACAATGTCTGGACGGGAGGTCTGGACGCCTGTCTGCGATGCTGGGACCTGCGGACGGCCAAGGTGTTGCAGGAACACACATTTCAGTCCCAG ATCATGAGCCTGTCTCGCAATCCCCTGGAAGACTGGCTGCTGCTGGGCCTGGCCAACGGCCAGCAGTGTCTGTACAACAGCAAAAAGAGTGAGGCGCTCACTGTGGGCACCAAGGACAAGACCATCCTAGACCTCAAGTTCTCCCCAAACG GCCAATGGTGGGTGAGCGTGGGGATGGACGACCTTGTCACCATCCACAGCATGCCCATGGGAGCAAAAATATTCCAG GTCCCTGAGTCTGCTACTGTCACTTGCTGTGACGTGACAGCCAATGGCAGGCTGATCGTCACGGGATCCGGGGACTGTGCCTCAGTGTACCAGATCAAGTACTGA
- the Tle6 gene encoding transducin-like enhancer protein 6 isoform X1, with protein sequence MMIQLDNISNLVSNINQSFEDHYKQVEDFFKLMEIFSSSPHILDVVKAKQDWAKKEAKQSPEVAAPEEPKPKATPGPQPSTRRRQCLSEAEEQQDPQPVWDKEPQFWRDTLTWELWKLFTDGQDNEQAQREKPLRLERKSSCLSDSELELEPEPKRSSSLSSLSPVLTPLDLLGDSQKDISQPQQETQVSRYPDADLARGRSQAAGSASFFAPQESSKSAGPFLKPLCWDSEDLEYSWKRPDASLSQVEMVALPQALQKVRVLKHQELLLALAVSCFTRHVFTCSRSGVKVWCLTKQVAEDGFPESNLQCGNQASGAYLRTCQLSSNSRTLFAGGHNLPGVSVWDLAAPSLYEKCQLPCEGLSCQALASSEENMAFAGFTDGVVRIWDLRSQGVVRDLEGPVSAAKSLVVKGDNVWTGGLDACLRCWDLRTAKVLQEHTFQSQIMSLSRNPLEDWLLLGLANGQQCLYNSKKSEALTVGTKDKTILDLKFSPNGQWWVSVGMDDLVTIHSMPMGAKIFQVPESATVTCCDVTANGRLIVTGSGDCASVYQIKY encoded by the exons ATGATGATCCAGCTAGACAACATCTCCAACCTG GTGTCCAATATCAATCAGTCCTTTGAAGACCATTACAAACAG GTGGAAGACTTCTTCAAGCTGATGGAGATTTTCAGCAGTTCCCCGCACATCCTGGATGTGGTCAAG GCCAAGCAGGACTGGGctaagaaagaagccaagcagaGCCCAGAGGTCGCAGCCCCCGAGGAGCCCAAACCCAAAGCCACCCCGGGGCCTCAGCCGTCCACCAGACGCCGGCAGTGCCTCTCAGAGGCTGAGGAGCAGCAGGACCCACAGCCCGTGTGGGACAAGGAGCCCCAGTTCTGGAGAGACACCCTGACCTGGGAGCTCTGGAAACTTTTCACGGATGGCCAGGACAACGAGCAGGCACAGAGGG AGAAGCCGCTGAGATTG GAAAGGAAGAGCTCGTGCCTGAGCGACTCGGAACTGGAACTGGAGCCTGAACCCAAGCGCAGCAGCAGCCTGAGTTCCTTAT cccctgtcctgactcccttggATCTGCTTGGTGACTCCCAAAAGGACATCAGCCAGCCCCAACAGGAGACCCAGGTGAGCAGGTACCCGGATGCAGACTTGGCGAGGGGGAGGTCACAAGCAGCAGGATCAGCTTCTTTCTTCGCACCACAGGAATCTTCTAAAAGTGCTGGTCCATTTCTGAAGCCCCT GTGCTGGGACTCCGAGGACTTGGAATACAGTTGGAAGAGGCCTGATGCATCGCTCTCACAAGTGGAGATGGTCGCTCTCCCCCAAGCCCTGCAGAAGGTACGCGTGCTGAAACACCAGGAGCTCCTGTTGGCGCTGGCCGTGAGCTGCTTCACAAGGCACGTCTTCACCTGTAGCCGCAGTGGCGTCAAGGTGTGGTGCCTAACAAAGCAGGTGGCGGAGGACGGATTCCCTGAAAGCAACCTGCAATGCGGCAACCAG GCCAGCGGGGCGTACCTGCGCACCTGTCAGCTGTCCTCCAACAGCAGGACCCTGTTCGCGGGTGGACACAACCTGCCTGGCGTGAGCGTGTGGGACCTGGCAGCCCCGTCCCTGTATGAGAAGTGCCAGCTGCCCTGTGAGGGCCTGTCCTGCCAGGCCCTGGCCAGCTCGGAGGAGAACATGGCCTTCGCTGGCTTCACGGACGGCGTGGTCAGGATATGGGACCTACGGAGTCAGGGAGTGGTCAG GGACCTCGAAGGCCCTGTCAGTGCAGCCAAGAGCCTTGTGGTCAAAGGTGACAATGTCTGGACGGGAGGTCTGGACGCCTGTCTGCGATGCTGGGACCTGCGGACGGCCAAGGTGTTGCAGGAACACACATTTCAGTCCCAG ATCATGAGCCTGTCTCGCAATCCCCTGGAAGACTGGCTGCTGCTGGGCCTGGCCAACGGCCAGCAGTGTCTGTACAACAGCAAAAAGAGTGAGGCGCTCACTGTGGGCACCAAGGACAAGACCATCCTAGACCTCAAGTTCTCCCCAAACG GCCAATGGTGGGTGAGCGTGGGGATGGACGACCTTGTCACCATCCACAGCATGCCCATGGGAGCAAAAATATTCCAG GTCCCTGAGTCTGCTACTGTCACTTGCTGTGACGTGACAGCCAATGGCAGGCTGATCGTCACGGGATCCGGGGACTGTGCCTCAGTGTACCAGATCAAGTACTGA